In one window of Prevotella sp. E13-17 DNA:
- a CDS encoding chitobiase/beta-hexosaminidase C-terminal domain-containing protein, with the protein MIKIYDYTKQVINKLVVALAMLALGSAAAWAQTDYSGVYYIANGNGYNAGTPANNFYLVPATNADYTTGQPHLTTAKTGQVENSCWMVEKAGDYYHIIHISDGKYLTANPAYESSTENSVGRLRVHLETVTTPGNNHLFEIKPNGSATGPFNIRHKDMNDVVNKKTETYLDPAGGNREGTELTNYRTIDTPSGTVNIGGGVGYWTDEAAARWYFESAITIVAPTITNNYDGTFTITAATGAAIYYTTDGSTPTLSAYTGSGTTSVNVSQTDNLTVIKAIAKAASDSYPTYVKVYELPVCERPVFSILGNKIVMTCPSEDVEIHYTTNGDPATSSSPLYTGPITKENGSEIRAIATRPGYVTSDETVLLPPTEVSSSSDITDMTGNYILAADFTSTASIGTSADPFRGTIDGDMIVLSGLDRPLVAYADGAIIKNVIIDNVSISGGTNVGAICGEATGSTRIYNCGVLATNSTVETDKDGYNTLTNCSSTISGSNYVGGIVGLLDGSARVINCFSYAHVSGGSYVGGIVGYNNVATKSNNLKTMVMNCMFYGEVSGSSKAPIYNGSIITNRSDQAGVSNFNYFWAGASYVQNRQIDVYNCALSAETRFLQRFEFYRHLLNSNRALAAWWATGSEENVNEMKKWVLEPSQIGSTTPYPILKTPGKYSSVVNIDADHAEAFASDAATKKTQYNQGRKFGELTIKIQNASSGAPAGANIEVTSVTPNITDKDPAHFNFNYYKVQLPYYNDVGTKNYTGNKVVTGWKIVSISGGTHGFSTGSDATATVDEDGDITLTTPYNFADRKSTDKDLYSEGERVFSQGAYFDVPEGVSSITIEPYWAKCVYVSDEYLDVVYNQSMNNGTPAYVTTIGDGARYTNAIAYDFNGSSQNVYTTMQAAVTALAPSGSVYDNAIVLVGNVHSLKLSDETKNKSFTIMSIDLDKDNEPDYSYILRFDSRKRVHPVRIDFLNVIGLGMAQKSFGGTGTYNLGIMQPYGWFECTNTGLFRVTQLEYDYVNSNVANTDRAESPMILLGGVIEQWVTVGGAEVYNKEAKSVTYYHVGSNVWFKEFHIGVHQDKTQEEFVSPHPPISVTGGDYDIFYLTGYYNSPSNKYADNAECYINGGRFDKVAGTGMQGIGAAGGADDTGNIVWQIDNADINEFYGGGINAAHIAEGNIVTVITNSRVDQFCGGPKFGDMNSNKKVATNASNCIFRTFFGAGYGGNSYNRRYPQNQNKVSNIDWNAWASGNNGIQYRYNASGVESRIDYQFIPMSDNTKNVARLFVDYVSFSLATTHDVTSKLKDCTITTSPLGTLNLFSQCVGNFYGGGNLGMVAGPVKSTLTNCVVEGHVFGAGYSASLPPVAVMNNNFQTEPYYDENLGAYLDAVLPSTVTYTWQHRDVVNSVETAIDKTNHILFTPVDLTSLGAVTGDVTLTIDGNTTVSNDKVMSVAKSVFGGGEESDVVGDTYVSVKGGTIGAQGLGGAIYGNVYGGGKGKVEDKLAGLVNGNTHIVISGSPMIHHNIYGGGAIGSVGDFTYSNETGLPTALHTNNTGVCHVTILGGQIGTTGLNNGMVSGASRGDVSVPGDDGVDPYDQMAWVYETHVTIGTSGSATGPVIAGSVYGSGENGHTFADTDMKIYSGLIGVLDRNVNGGPRHPYRGNVYGGGCGTDTYVKGGKYYYNPMSGQVWGNTHVQIFGGHVAHNVYGGGAMGTVGKYAFVDEAYNTAHPAATLPLGKPYECLSGGLCQVTISGGLIGATGATMTAEGGPDDFGHVFGAGRGEMHDPALYPNLEVACYFNMTQLTISDQALVTGSIYGGSESGHVLGNTNVIIAGGQIGCGVGTDRAYSDWDAETLAPTDHWPFEHNGRPHDQYADASGNYPEMPADEDGPSARGGYPSATDGHTFYGNVFAGGSGYYPYAPGKWLRSAGRVEGNASVTISGGHVLNNVYGGCEMADILGSATILMTDGTVGVPRSAADIVANPAVGHIYGGGMGDKRIFFNTSTNVASTSVNVLGGKVYGSVYGGGEDGHVLNNAVTTIRQADNDIATVIGTVGTTGYDGNIFGGGQGSSMALTSGVVGGNAILNVQEGTILGSVYGGGRIASVGTYFAMAKIIDPSSGEEVNNPDYGKMQSGDDHGVITVNLTGGTIEQNVYGGCMGTTENDSLGVSKNVTVKLNENVADDARGCAVKGFIFGCNNVNSSPQGDVLVHVYKTQRAGQTRITNPAEGPQTAKVPGTKSADGNFVLESFDVKAVYGGGNMAAYMPLDLANGSTHVIIDGCDRTSIGQVYGGGNAASTPATNVEVNGTFEIGELFGGGNGKDSIVVNNIKKKNPGANVGFLDYSDVENDERWDTKEERATNADFIARYSYGSGEAVVNVKGGTIHRVFGGSNTKGNVRIVALTVLEEVDNNGIPLCVFHVDEAYGGGKSAPMDAEAKLIMACIPGLTEVYGGAQAADVFDDVTLTITNGNFNRVFGGNNISGTIRGKITINIEETGCRPVVIGELYGGGNEAGYSVYGYNEDGSLIETASSPLYGDPEVNVKSFTNIGTIYGGGYGTNAVMIANPTVNVNVVLGDYAVDGRIGTIGDVFGGGNAAKVIGNTQVNIGTATGEDINMISLPILDADGNPVLDANNKPTYTKKRVLGANITGNVYGGGNNAEVTGSANVTIGKQVP; encoded by the coding sequence ATGATAAAGATATACGATTACACGAAACAAGTGATCAACAAATTGGTTGTTGCCTTGGCGATGCTGGCACTCGGCAGTGCCGCTGCGTGGGCACAGACAGACTATTCTGGTGTATATTATATTGCCAATGGCAATGGTTACAATGCAGGCACTCCTGCCAATAATTTCTATCTGGTACCTGCTACAAACGCGGACTACACTACGGGACAGCCACATCTGACAACGGCAAAGACTGGACAGGTGGAAAACAGTTGCTGGATGGTGGAGAAAGCGGGCGACTACTACCATATCATCCATATCTCCGACGGCAAGTATCTGACGGCCAACCCCGCCTACGAAAGCTCTACGGAAAATTCCGTAGGTCGTTTGAGGGTACACCTCGAAACAGTCACGACACCCGGCAATAATCATCTGTTTGAAATCAAACCCAACGGCAGTGCCACCGGCCCCTTTAACATCAGACATAAGGATATGAATGATGTCGTCAACAAGAAGACGGAGACCTATCTTGACCCTGCCGGTGGTAACAGAGAAGGCACCGAACTCACTAATTATCGAACCATTGACACCCCTTCTGGAACCGTCAACATTGGTGGTGGTGTCGGCTATTGGACGGATGAGGCTGCAGCCCGCTGGTATTTCGAGTCGGCCATAACGATTGTGGCTCCTACCATTACGAATAATTACGACGGCACTTTTACCATTACCGCAGCGACAGGTGCCGCCATCTATTATACAACCGATGGTAGCACACCTACCTTGTCGGCATATACTGGTTCTGGCACTACCTCAGTCAATGTCAGTCAGACGGACAACTTAACAGTCATCAAGGCCATTGCCAAGGCTGCAAGCGATTCTTATCCTACGTATGTTAAAGTCTATGAACTGCCCGTCTGCGAAAGACCGGTGTTCAGTATTTTAGGAAACAAGATTGTGATGACATGCCCTAGTGAGGACGTGGAGATCCACTATACAACGAATGGTGATCCTGCCACGTCTTCATCACCATTATACACTGGACCGATAACAAAAGAAAATGGCTCTGAAATCAGGGCCATAGCTACGAGACCTGGTTACGTGACCTCCGATGAAACCGTTCTCTTGCCGCCTACGGAGGTGTCTTCTTCCAGCGATATTACGGATATGACGGGAAATTATATCCTGGCAGCTGATTTCACCTCGACGGCCTCTATAGGAACCTCTGCTGATCCTTTCAGAGGAACGATCGATGGTGATATGATTGTGTTGTCGGGGCTTGATCGTCCTTTGGTTGCCTATGCCGATGGCGCCATCATCAAGAATGTTATTATAGACAACGTCAGCATCAGTGGTGGAACGAACGTGGGCGCTATATGTGGCGAGGCTACGGGCAGTACTCGCATCTACAACTGTGGTGTGCTGGCAACTAATAGTACGGTGGAAACGGACAAAGATGGCTATAACACGCTGACGAACTGTAGCAGTACCATCAGTGGTAGCAACTATGTAGGTGGCATTGTGGGCCTGCTCGATGGTAGTGCACGTGTCATCAACTGTTTTAGTTATGCCCATGTTTCTGGAGGTAGTTATGTGGGTGGTATCGTGGGATATAATAATGTTGCCACGAAATCAAACAATCTCAAGACTATGGTGATGAACTGCATGTTCTATGGTGAGGTCAGTGGCTCTTCAAAGGCCCCTATCTACAATGGTAGTATTATCACTAACAGAAGCGATCAGGCGGGGGTTAGCAACTTTAACTATTTCTGGGCAGGCGCCTCCTATGTTCAAAACAGGCAGATTGATGTTTACAACTGTGCTCTTTCTGCCGAAACACGCTTCTTGCAGCGCTTTGAGTTCTACCGTCATTTGCTCAACAGTAACAGAGCACTGGCTGCATGGTGGGCAACAGGCAGTGAAGAAAACGTGAACGAGATGAAGAAATGGGTGTTAGAACCTTCGCAGATAGGTAGTACGACGCCATATCCTATTCTTAAAACACCAGGCAAGTATTCTTCAGTGGTTAATATCGACGCAGACCATGCCGAGGCTTTTGCCAGCGATGCTGCTACAAAGAAGACACAATATAACCAAGGACGTAAGTTTGGTGAGCTGACCATCAAAATCCAGAATGCATCGAGTGGTGCACCGGCTGGTGCTAACATTGAGGTGACATCGGTCACACCAAACATCACGGATAAGGATCCTGCACACTTTAATTTCAACTATTATAAGGTTCAGTTGCCTTATTATAATGATGTGGGCACGAAGAACTATACAGGCAATAAGGTGGTGACGGGATGGAAAATTGTAAGCATCAGTGGGGGAACACATGGTTTCTCTACTGGTTCGGACGCAACGGCAACGGTTGACGAGGATGGTGATATCACGCTGACAACACCTTATAACTTTGCTGATCGCAAGAGCACCGACAAGGACTTGTATAGTGAAGGTGAGCGCGTGTTTAGTCAGGGCGCCTACTTCGATGTGCCAGAGGGCGTGTCATCAATCACCATAGAACCCTATTGGGCTAAGTGTGTGTATGTATCAGATGAATACCTCGACGTGGTGTATAATCAGAGTATGAATAACGGTACGCCTGCTTATGTGACAACGATAGGTGATGGCGCTCGTTATACAAATGCCATTGCATATGATTTCAATGGTAGCAGTCAGAACGTCTATACAACGATGCAAGCAGCTGTCACAGCACTGGCACCATCTGGCTCTGTTTACGATAATGCCATCGTGCTGGTGGGCAATGTGCATAGTCTGAAACTTTCGGATGAGACTAAAAATAAGTCATTTACAATCATGTCTATAGACTTGGATAAGGACAACGAGCCAGACTATTCATATATTCTCCGGTTTGACAGTCGTAAAAGGGTGCATCCCGTCAGAATCGACTTTCTGAATGTGATAGGTCTTGGCATGGCTCAAAAGTCCTTCGGTGGTACTGGAACTTACAACCTGGGTATCATGCAGCCCTACGGCTGGTTTGAATGTACCAACACGGGGCTTTTCCGTGTCACGCAGTTGGAATATGACTATGTTAACTCAAATGTAGCGAATACTGACAGAGCGGAAAGCCCGATGATTCTTCTGGGTGGAGTGATAGAACAGTGGGTGACCGTTGGTGGTGCAGAGGTATACAATAAAGAAGCAAAGTCTGTGACCTACTACCATGTGGGCAGCAATGTGTGGTTTAAGGAATTCCATATTGGTGTGCATCAAGACAAGACACAAGAGGAATTCGTCAGTCCGCATCCACCCATCTCTGTCACTGGTGGCGATTATGACATCTTCTACCTGACGGGTTACTATAATAGTCCTAGTAATAAATATGCCGATAATGCCGAATGCTATATCAATGGTGGCCGTTTCGACAAGGTGGCCGGTACGGGCATGCAGGGCATTGGCGCAGCTGGTGGTGCCGACGATACGGGCAACATCGTGTGGCAGATAGATAATGCCGATATCAACGAGTTCTATGGCGGTGGTATCAATGCAGCCCATATTGCCGAGGGCAACATCGTGACGGTCATCACCAACAGTCGTGTGGATCAGTTCTGTGGCGGTCCGAAGTTTGGCGATATGAACAGTAATAAGAAGGTGGCTACCAATGCCTCCAACTGCATCTTCCGCACCTTCTTCGGCGCTGGCTATGGCGGCAACTCTTATAACCGCCGTTATCCTCAGAACCAGAACAAGGTGTCCAACATCGACTGGAATGCCTGGGCTTCTGGTAATAATGGCATACAATACAGATACAACGCCTCTGGCGTGGAGTCGCGCATCGACTATCAGTTTATCCCCATGTCTGACAACACGAAGAACGTGGCCCGTCTGTTTGTTGACTATGTCAGCTTCTCGCTGGCTACCACTCACGATGTTACATCGAAATTAAAGGATTGTACGATTACAACAAGCCCGCTTGGCACACTCAATCTCTTCAGCCAGTGTGTGGGTAACTTCTATGGAGGTGGTAATCTTGGTATGGTGGCTGGACCGGTAAAGTCAACACTCACCAACTGTGTTGTTGAGGGACATGTGTTTGGAGCTGGTTACTCGGCCAGTCTGCCACCTGTAGCGGTGATGAATAATAATTTCCAAACAGAACCGTATTACGACGAGAATCTGGGTGCCTATCTGGATGCTGTGCTTCCTTCAACAGTGACCTACACTTGGCAACACCGTGATGTGGTTAATTCTGTAGAGACGGCTATTGACAAAACCAATCATATCCTCTTCACGCCGGTGGATCTAACAAGCCTTGGCGCTGTCACGGGTGATGTAACCCTGACCATAGATGGTAACACAACAGTCTCTAATGACAAGGTGATGTCGGTGGCTAAGAGCGTGTTTGGCGGCGGAGAAGAGTCGGACGTTGTTGGCGATACTTATGTGTCTGTAAAAGGTGGTACCATCGGCGCACAGGGCTTAGGCGGTGCAATCTATGGCAACGTGTATGGTGGCGGAAAAGGAAAGGTAGAAGATAAGTTGGCTGGATTGGTAAATGGTAATACGCATATTGTTATCAGCGGTTCGCCCATGATTCATCATAATATCTATGGCGGTGGCGCCATTGGTTCTGTGGGTGACTTTACCTACAGTAACGAGACAGGTCTGCCAACGGCGCTTCATACCAACAACACGGGCGTATGCCATGTGACGATCCTGGGCGGTCAGATTGGTACCACGGGTCTGAACAATGGTATGGTGTCTGGCGCTTCGCGTGGTGATGTGTCTGTACCCGGCGACGACGGCGTGGATCCCTACGACCAGATGGCATGGGTCTATGAGACGCATGTCACCATCGGTACCTCTGGTTCTGCTACCGGACCTGTCATTGCGGGCTCGGTCTATGGCAGTGGCGAGAATGGTCACACGTTTGCCGATACCGACATGAAGATATACAGTGGACTGATAGGCGTCCTGGACCGTAATGTCAATGGTGGTCCGCGCCATCCCTACCGTGGTAATGTTTATGGTGGCGGCTGCGGCACCGATACGTATGTCAAAGGCGGAAAATACTACTATAACCCCATGTCGGGTCAGGTGTGGGGCAACACTCACGTGCAGATCTTTGGCGGCCATGTGGCTCACAATGTCTATGGTGGTGGCGCCATGGGTACGGTGGGTAAGTATGCCTTTGTCGATGAGGCTTATAACACGGCCCATCCCGCTGCTACACTGCCGCTGGGCAAACCCTACGAATGCTTGTCGGGCGGCCTTTGTCAGGTGACGATCAGTGGTGGCCTGATTGGGGCCACGGGGGCCACCATGACAGCCGAGGGCGGTCCTGATGACTTTGGGCATGTGTTTGGTGCTGGACGAGGCGAAATGCACGATCCTGCTTTATACCCGAACCTAGAGGTGGCATGCTATTTCAATATGACACAACTCACCATCAGTGATCAGGCCTTAGTAACGGGTTCTATCTATGGTGGTAGTGAGAGTGGTCATGTGTTGGGAAATACCAATGTGATTATCGCAGGCGGACAGATTGGTTGTGGAGTGGGCACCGATAGGGCTTATTCAGATTGGGATGCTGAGACATTGGCACCCACAGACCACTGGCCTTTCGAGCATAATGGCCGTCCTCACGACCAATATGCTGATGCAAGTGGTAACTATCCAGAGATGCCTGCCGACGAGGATGGACCCTCGGCTCGTGGCGGCTATCCCAGTGCCACCGATGGCCATACGTTCTATGGTAACGTGTTTGCCGGTGGTTCTGGCTATTATCCTTATGCACCAGGCAAATGGCTCCGCTCTGCCGGTCGTGTGGAAGGAAATGCGAGTGTGACCATCAGTGGCGGTCATGTACTGAACAATGTTTATGGCGGTTGTGAGATGGCCGACATTCTTGGCTCTGCCACGATTCTAATGACGGATGGTACTGTAGGTGTACCACGCAGTGCTGCCGATATTGTTGCCAATCCTGCTGTAGGCCATATCTATGGTGGAGGCATGGGCGACAAACGTATCTTCTTTAATACCAGTACCAATGTGGCCTCGACGTCTGTCAACGTACTCGGTGGCAAGGTCTATGGCTCAGTCTATGGTGGTGGTGAGGATGGTCACGTGTTGAACAATGCAGTGACAACGATTCGCCAGGCAGATAATGATATTGCTACGGTGATAGGTACGGTAGGTACTACGGGCTATGATGGTAATATATTTGGTGGTGGACAGGGCTCTTCTATGGCTTTGACTTCCGGTGTTGTTGGAGGTAATGCGATTTTGAATGTTCAGGAAGGTACGATACTTGGCTCTGTCTATGGTGGTGGTCGTATTGCTTCTGTCGGAACCTATTTCGCTATGGCAAAAATCATTGATCCTTCATCTGGCGAGGAAGTGAATAATCCTGACTATGGAAAGATGCAGAGCGGCGATGACCATGGCGTGATTACCGTCAATCTCACGGGAGGCACTATCGAACAAAATGTCTATGGTGGCTGTATGGGAACAACTGAAAACGATAGCCTGGGTGTTTCAAAGAATGTCACAGTGAAACTGAATGAAAATGTGGCAGACGATGCTCGCGGTTGCGCTGTGAAGGGCTTTATCTTTGGTTGTAATAATGTGAATAGCTCTCCTCAGGGCGATGTCTTGGTGCATGTCTATAAGACTCAACGTGCAGGACAGACACGTATCACCAATCCTGCGGAAGGTCCGCAGACGGCTAAAGTACCTGGTACCAAGAGTGCCGATGGCAATTTTGTGCTGGAGTCATTCGATGTTAAAGCTGTCTATGGTGGTGGTAACATGGCAGCTTATATGCCATTGGATTTAGCTAATGGTTCTACCCATGTGATCATTGATGGTTGCGACCGCACCAGTATTGGACAGGTCTATGGCGGTGGCAATGCAGCCTCAACACCAGCTACGAATGTGGAAGTCAATGGAACTTTCGAGATTGGCGAACTGTTTGGAGGCGGTAACGGAAAGGATAGTATCGTCGTTAACAACATAAAGAAAAAGAACCCAGGCGCTAATGTCGGTTTCCTGGACTACTCCGATGTTGAGAATGATGAACGATGGGATACAAAGGAGGAAAGAGCGACAAATGCCGATTTCATTGCCCGCTACTCCTATGGCAGTGGTGAGGCTGTTGTTAATGTCAAAGGTGGCACTATTCATCGTGTCTTTGGTGGATCCAATACGAAGGGTAATGTGCGTATAGTAGCTTTGACGGTTCTTGAAGAGGTTGACAATAATGGCATACCTCTCTGTGTTTTCCATGTTGACGAGGCTTATGGTGGCGGTAAGAGTGCACCGATGGATGCAGAGGCTAAACTGATTATGGCATGTATCCCTGGTCTGACCGAGGTCTATGGTGGTGCTCAGGCAGCTGATGTCTTCGACGATGTGACGTTGACGATTACCAACGGTAACTTCAATCGCGTGTTTGGCGGTAACAATATCAGTGGAACCATCCGTGGTAAGATTACTATTAACATTGAGGAAACTGGCTGTAGGCCTGTTGTCATTGGCGAACTGTATGGTGGTGGCAACGAGGCAGGCTATTCTGTTTATGGCTATAACGAGGACGGATCTCTGATTGAAACTGCTTCTTCGCCTTTGTATGGCGACCCTGAAGTTAATGTCAAGTCGTTTACCAACATAGGCACCATTTATGGTGGCGGCTATGGTACCAATGCTGTGATGATTGCTAACCCCACCGTCAATGTCAATGTGGTGCTGGGCGACTATGCTGTTGATGGCCGAATAGGTACTATTGGTGATGTCTTTGGTGGTGGTAATGCTGCTAAGGTGATTGGCAATACGCAGGTAAATATTGGTACGGCTACGGGCGAAGATATCAACATGATATCACTTCCAATCCTCGATGCTGATGGCAATCCTGTCTTGGATGCAAATAATAAGCCTACTTATACTAAGAAAAGAGTTTTGGGCGCTAATATCACAGGTAATGTCTATGGTGGTGGTAACAATGCCGAGGTAACAGGCTCTGCTAATGTAACCATCGGTAAACAAGTCCCATAA
- a CDS encoding VanZ family protein, whose amino-acid sequence MLTFIKKYPLSILCIALVWYLSIWFMPPKEMELPSINFLDKWTHFVMYGGTCAVIWWEYLRSHQTLNARKLILWAWLAPTVMGGVIELVQAYCTTNRSGEWLDLAADAIGVMMGAVMGLVYRWLH is encoded by the coding sequence ATGCTCACATTCATCAAGAAATACCCACTGTCTATTCTCTGTATTGCGCTCGTATGGTATCTTTCTATCTGGTTCATGCCGCCCAAGGAAATGGAGTTGCCAAGCATCAACTTTCTGGATAAATGGACCCATTTCGTAATGTATGGCGGCACATGCGCAGTCATTTGGTGGGAATACTTGCGTAGTCACCAAACATTAAATGCCCGCAAGCTGATCTTGTGGGCATGGCTGGCTCCCACCGTGATGGGAGGCGTGATTGAGCTGGTTCAAGCCTATTGCACCACCAACCGCTCAGGCGAATGGCTCGACTTGGCTGCCGATGCAATAGGCGTAATGATGGGTGCTGTTATGGGACTTGTTTACCGATGGTTACATTAG
- a CDS encoding sodium-dependent transporter, with protein sequence MNQTERANFGSKLGIILATAGSAVGLGNVWRFPYMTGQNGGAAFILVYVACVLILGIPCMLNEFIIGRRAQANTARAYAKLANGTPWRLIGLFGVFTGFLITGYYVVVSGWCLQYIYASAAGHLMGDADYVKTYFETFSAHPWKPIVCMLLFMLLCHFIISRGVEKGIEKGSKMMMPLLFILLIVIAVASCTLPGAGRGVSFLFNPDFSKVDSNVLLGGLGQAFYSLSVGMGCLCTYASYFKKDTHLTKSAFQIVSIDTLIAILAGLMIFPAFFAIYPNAPELMSDPNLSSQYCGPGLVFITLPSVFQQAFSGIPYLGEVVALLFYALLSLAALTSLMSLHEVSTAFFHEELNISRRKAAAIVTLTCAVIGVFCSLSFGDGREWLMVGGKSLFNWFDYLTGQIFLPTGGLLTCLFLGWYVPKAVVKDEFTNGGTFRGRLFGIYIFAVRFVCPICILLIFLHQFGVI encoded by the coding sequence ATGAATCAGACGGAAAGAGCAAATTTCGGTAGTAAGTTAGGCATCATACTTGCCACTGCGGGGTCGGCCGTAGGACTGGGCAATGTGTGGCGTTTCCCCTATATGACTGGCCAAAACGGTGGTGCAGCCTTTATTCTTGTCTATGTGGCATGCGTGCTGATATTAGGCATACCCTGTATGCTCAACGAGTTTATCATAGGACGTCGGGCACAGGCCAACACGGCTCGTGCCTATGCCAAGTTGGCCAATGGCACCCCTTGGCGCCTCATCGGCCTCTTCGGCGTCTTCACTGGTTTCCTGATCACGGGCTATTATGTCGTGGTGTCGGGCTGGTGTCTGCAGTACATCTATGCTTCTGCAGCTGGTCATCTGATGGGCGATGCCGATTATGTGAAGACCTATTTCGAGACCTTCTCTGCCCATCCGTGGAAGCCCATTGTCTGTATGCTGCTGTTCATGCTGCTGTGCCATTTCATCATCTCGCGTGGCGTAGAGAAAGGTATAGAGAAGGGGTCTAAGATGATGATGCCCTTGCTCTTCATTCTGCTCATCGTGATTGCGGTGGCTTCATGCACCCTGCCTGGTGCCGGCCGAGGCGTCAGCTTCCTGTTTAACCCCGACTTCTCGAAGGTCGATAGCAATGTGCTGTTGGGCGGACTGGGACAGGCTTTCTATTCGCTCAGTGTGGGCATGGGCTGTCTTTGCACCTATGCCAGCTATTTCAAGAAAGACACCCACCTCACGAAGTCAGCCTTTCAGATCGTAAGCATCGACACGCTGATAGCCATTCTGGCAGGTCTCATGATATTCCCCGCGTTCTTTGCCATCTATCCTAATGCCCCCGAGCTGATGAGCGATCCCAATCTGTCCAGTCAGTATTGTGGTCCCGGACTGGTGTTCATCACCCTGCCCAGCGTGTTCCAACAGGCTTTCTCTGGGATACCTTACCTTGGAGAGGTGGTAGCCCTGCTCTTCTACGCCCTGTTGTCGTTGGCAGCCCTGACCTCCCTAATGTCTCTTCACGAGGTCAGCACCGCCTTTTTCCACGAAGAACTCAACATCTCGCGTCGCAAGGCTGCCGCCATTGTCACGCTGACCTGTGCCGTGATTGGCGTGTTCTGTTCGCTGTCGTTTGGCGATGGTCGTGAGTGGCTCATGGTGGGTGGCAAGTCCTTGTTCAACTGGTTCGACTACCTCACCGGTCAGATATTCCTGCCCACGGGCGGACTGCTCACCTGCTTGTTCCTGGGGTGGTATGTGCCAAAGGCAGTCGTCAAGGATGAGTTCACCAATGGCGGAACTTTCCGTGGCCGCCTCTTCGGCATCTATATCTTTGCCGTTCGTTTTGTCTGTCCCATCTGCATTCTGCTCATCTTCCTCCATCAGTTTGGTGTGATATGA
- a CDS encoding helix-hairpin-helix domain-containing protein, with the protein MRLRDFFYINKSDRRVFVALLLLGLVAFVAVGILDDDVSDEETAQPVAGWQRGSQRQPKSEPYYQTEARRVERFPFDPNTADSTQLLRLGLQPWQVRNIYRYRASGGIYRSKDDFARLYGLTVKQYRELEPYIRISSDYQPASTLVSSAADNHRDTLYHTSKIREGETVGLNVLDTAMLQRVPGIGSYYARRIVAYGQRLGGYVSVEQLNEIDDLPADVKKYVRVTGDAHVRQLAINHLSLNELRRHPYINYYQARAIVDYRRQHGTITDLQQLSLLPDFSPEAIARLRPYVSYQ; encoded by the coding sequence ATGAGGTTGCGCGACTTCTTCTATATCAACAAGAGCGATCGTCGTGTTTTCGTAGCCCTCTTGCTGCTGGGCTTAGTGGCATTTGTGGCTGTTGGCATCCTTGACGATGATGTGTCTGATGAGGAAACGGCACAACCGGTGGCTGGTTGGCAGCGTGGCAGTCAGCGACAGCCGAAGTCTGAGCCCTATTATCAGACAGAAGCGCGCCGCGTCGAGCGTTTCCCGTTCGACCCCAACACGGCAGACAGCACCCAGTTGTTGCGCCTCGGGCTGCAACCTTGGCAGGTGCGCAATATCTACCGCTATCGGGCTTCGGGTGGCATCTATCGCTCAAAGGACGACTTTGCCCGCCTTTATGGCCTCACTGTCAAGCAGTATCGTGAGTTGGAACCTTATATCCGCATCTCCTCTGATTATCAACCCGCCTCTACACTCGTGAGCAGTGCAGCTGATAACCATCGTGACACGCTTTATCACACCTCAAAGATTCGTGAAGGCGAGACCGTCGGCCTGAACGTTCTGGATACTGCCATGCTGCAACGCGTGCCTGGCATTGGCAGCTATTATGCCCGTCGCATTGTGGCCTATGGACAGCGTCTTGGTGGCTATGTCAGTGTGGAACAGTTGAATGAGATCGACGATCTGCCTGCCGATGTCAAGAAGTATGTGCGGGTAACGGGCGATGCCCACGTCCGTCAGTTGGCCATCAACCATCTTTCGCTCAATGAGTTGCGGCGTCATCCCTACATCAACTACTACCAGGCTCGGGCTATTGTCGATTATCGTCGTCAGCACGGCACCATCACCGACCTGCAGCAACTCTCTCTGCTGCCCGACTTCTCGCCTGAGGCCATTGCTCGTCTGCGTCCCTACGTCAGCTATCAGTAG